The following nucleotide sequence is from Trifolium pratense cultivar HEN17-A07 linkage group LG2, ARS_RC_1.1, whole genome shotgun sequence.
CTTACTTTTGAAATTCTGACTAtaattatcaaatcaaataaataaaaatcaagtaATATATAGTAGTGATCATAGTGAGTGTTTCCGCAAAGTCACAAAAACAACCTCGACTCTTGCCACTTATCCGGCAAGCGCAACATCTCCGACATCCTTAATTTGTCCGATGGAGGAGACAACAATCGACATTGAAGAAAGAGAGTCTTCAAATTCAAAAGACACGCCGTTTGTTTGCGAAATCTGCACAAACACTAAAACAATGAGCGGTGCTTTCTACATCAGCGGTTGCCATCACGTTTATTGCTCCGATTGCATAGCCATGTACATCGGTTCCAAACTTGAAGAAAACATCACAAACATTGTGTGTCCTATTCCCGGGTGCAGTGGTTCGTTAGAAGTGGACTTTTGCCGTTCTATTCTTCCAGCTGAGGTTTTTGAACGGTGGGGTAACGCGTTGTGTGAGACTTCAATCGATGTATTGGAGAAATTCTATTGTCCTTTTGCAGACTGTTCTGCTTTTTTATCAACGACGTACGGAACGAAGACTGATAAAACAAGTTAAGTTACAAACAACTTCAATATTGTTTTCTCATTAATCACCTTTTACTATTATGTTGACTAACTACATTAATGAGCaacaattttcaatttcttagatGATCAAATATATTAACTTGTAGGTGTTAGAAAACTTTAACGTGTAGTTATTACAAGGTGGCTTATAAGATGAAGGCTCTAACAAGTATCTCATCTGTGTACCACTTACATCCATCATTTGATTTAAACAAAACTTACATGATGTTATTAGTTTTTACCATAGAAGGCACCGACGAGGGATTTGATGGAGTCGTCACCTTAGAAGCcaatgttattattttatttacaagggagctgagaatcgaacctaGGATCTTTAATATACTACACAAACCCCCTAAAAGCCCCTAGGTGcacttttaatttttcaatgttaCTCTCACTTAGAAGTTAAAAGAGGTTAATCCTGAATTAAAAGTGAATGCAATGTTGGAGTTAGAAGTTTATGCAACTACATTATGATGCAGATACCTTTCACTATTTATATAACTCTTGTAGTATCTTCCTACATGGATCTTTAATTTGGTTTGACTATGTTATTTCCCTTTTATAGTATGAAATTTCCAATAAAAGATAATTGTTGTCCAAACTCCAAACTACAATATAAGGTACTATGGTATAACATGAATGACCATTAAAATGTGCTATTACTAATTAACTTGTTGCTTTCTTACTATGGATAATACCCAATATTAATTCACTTTGGTTGGTCTGCTGGTATTGACTTGTGACTtaggagtgtgctcctcttaaAGTCTCAAGTTCGATTCTTTCTAGTTTCAATTTGAATGgactaattttaatttcttaaaaaaaaaaatacacaatattGGGGTTTGTATGAACTTTGAACACCTTAAAATATGCTTTTACTAATGCATTTCCTCCTTTCCTTTGCCTTTATAATTTTAACCAATAAGTTAAAGAAAAGATAAGTACAAACAAAATCCATTGATTAATTCTTTAATATTAAAGAattaaagaagacaaaatttgaCCTAAGAGTTTTTGTTCAACTCCCCCACTAACAATATGTAATGTGTTTTAAAACACGTTATATTGACCAGTTGTTAGTTGGTTTAATAGTGATGGCGCTGAACGTATTGTTAAATTGCAGATGTGGTTgtaatttttgttacaaatgcGGAGGTTTCTTCGTTGCCGACGGATGCAACTGTTATTTCTATTCGGGTCAACAACAAGAAGTAATTCGCACCCCTGCTGgaaatttactttttgataattctCTTTGAGATTACCTTGCTgcttgttgttttttttttattcatcctTCTCCCTCCACTGTTGTTGTATTATTTCTTGAACAAGTTTGACTAGTTATACAAATTGTCCATGATGGACTATTAATTCttacaatttctttttcaatttcaacCATTGGATGAAAGAAGCACATATAGATCATCATAGACTTCCAACGTTGAATAAAATGTattttcactttctttctccttTGCTTTGAGCTTTCAATTTCAACCATTccaaatgtattttatttattttgaaaatgataaactGTGCTTCCACTATAGTggttaaagaaagaaaaatgataatataattttgaaagtagtatatttttttagacAAATTGAAAGTAGTACATTTAATGccttgtaattttaaaaaataacgtGTTAAAAGTACTAGTAGTCCATATGTTTTATGTCAATGTTTCAACTCAATCCAGAAATAGAGGAAACAACCACATGGCTTTCAGAAATTAATAGAATATATAACACATGGATTGGAGAGGGATTGAAGTGGAAGTGTAATgtaaagatttattttattttttctaaattgggTATCCTCGGCAACCAGATGTAGATATTAATCCCTCAAACTTTGTGAGATTCAAATGGACAacaaattttctcaaattttaaaaatcgaaTGTCAAAGATAAGATGTGAAACTTCCTCAAGGTAGAAACTGTAATCTTAAATCTTAGTGGAATTTCACCAGCATTAATATTAGGCTTTGTGTCACACTCATGACTCAACCTAAGTAAATCTTTCCTACAAATTTGCACAAATCTAGTTATGCTTTATCTTTCAGTGATACCTAATAAATAACTAAAAGTCAACTCATCAACACCACTAAGTTATGCTTGACTCATTACCAACTCAATAAGCTAAAAGTTTAAACTTAGTTCAGCTTAAACTTGTTAATACAAATGCCAAGGAAATAGGTTATATTTCCTATAATTAAGCCAAGCTTGTTAATACAACACTTGTATGTTTTGATTACAATAATTAAGATGGGATTTTTGCAACACTATGACACTAGTCAAACTATATATTACAGGGTTGGTAAAAATAAGACCCCATCGGTTTAGAATGACATACTCTATATGCACATTTTGCAAACTAACATCATGGGGTGGTAATTTTAAAAGCAACATCGTTCTCCGTCTAAAAATTGAGAATAAGTCGGCTTTGAACAAAGAAAAACGAAGTATATATAAGCTTGAAATGTTTGAGTCTAACTTGTCGAAACAATTTGAACTCGAACATTCTCAACTTATACAAGTCTCTTTGCTCcaagcgatgtgagacttaTTCTCCAATAAAAACATCACTTGTTTCTCATGAATGCCACTAACTCTTAGTCCTGGCATAATCGGTGTTTGTTAGAGCCTTCATTACATTCTCTTTTGGCTTCATGAAATTTGATAGAACTTTGAAATCAAATATGTAGTGCAGAAACTGGGGATACATTTCAGATGAAGAACCATTGTTTCAAAACTTTTTTCACTACCTTGATTCAAGATTCATTGATGATACTATATGTCTATTTCATCTATAGGGTGTAATTTTCATCGGTAAGCTTGATAGACTCAATAGTGGGAGGGATCAACTCGGCGAGTGGTTTATTCCCATTCCTAATGCCACCTATGCATATGGTATCACCCCGACCGTGCCAAGTGCCGTCTTGAACGTTGTTAATCTCCAGTGTTCTTGACTCCTGCGTCATGATACAAAGATACAAAAATTGAATACAATTAAGTCACTGATTATAAATATATTCTCATTCTGATTATGGTCACCACTAAATTTGAAAGATGTTCTGTCATCAAAAGATTTATCTCACAAAATACTTATGTTGTCAATCTCAGGTAGCGGCGAGTACGCGGATAGCAGGATGACCGCTATTGTGAAGACTAAAAAGTCATGTACAAAGTAAACATAAATTCCAACAGCATACATAAATactcaaaaatagaaaaatacacaaaattaaagGGACAATCAAACTTAATAACTATAGCCAACTTTGTCGTTTCCCATCAAAGTAAGTTCTAAATGTAATCAAAATGATATCTCATCAAAATCAAGTTCTAAATGTAATCAATATAACATTCGATAAAAATCAAGTTCTAAAAATACTCAAAATGACAtcgcataaaaaaaaaaaaaagacaaaagcaagttctaaaaataaacaaaataaattgcaCATAAAGGAAAGAGAACAACGAAAAAGGAAGGAGAATATAAACCTTCACACAGAAATAGAGCAAGGAGAACACAAAATAGAGAAGAACTCGAACGAGAGAAAGGCAAGGCAACAATGGCAGAACTCAAACTCAGGAATAATGGCAGCACGAAGAGAGGAATTCAAAGACAAGAACGAAAAGCGGCCACAATTGAACAATCGAACACGTAGATTGCAATATTAGTTTCACTCAAAGGATGAAAAAGCACCAATATACCctcaacaaatttaaaataatttaaaaaatgaggGTTTTTTAGAATTTTTCACCAAAATTGCAATAGCGGCGGCCATCAAACCGGCTATGATAGCGAGATTGCGCTGCGATGGTGCCGCTTTTCAACCCCTAATAGAGGCCGCTATTTCTGCTACTTTCAGGGGTGCTTCGCAGGCCTATGGTGTGGCAGTAGAGGGGTGCACCGCCACGCTACACCACTATAGCGTGCTATCGACAACATAGCAGAATACAGTGTACAAGAAGTCAAAAAGggttaaaattttgaattaccTGACACAATGTACAACAAGGACAGACAAAATGGTAAACACAATCATCCACCGAACTATCGCTACCCTGAAAAAAGATATCGACAAATAGTGCGTTAGATATACGAATGCAGCCAAAATTACACCAAACTTAGCCAACATGTATTGAACAGAAAATACAAGCAGCCAAAATTAAACAATCATACTCCAACACATATGCATGCTAGCAAAAAAATTCACCAATCCTCCATCACATTAGTACAAAAGAATTGTTTAACAGGACGAAAGAGACAATGGAACACTTTTGTCATTTGATTGCATGTCAGAAAGTTCTTCATTGTATTAAACTACATGCTTCGATCGAACAAGAAAGATAAATAATATATCCAGTTCAAAATGTTGTAAGATCATATTAAGCCTTTTAATATCATACACTCTTTCAAAAtgtgataaaatatttaaattttgtagGGTATTCTCACACCACGAGGGagtcaaattaaaataacacaGTTATAATACTAGTTTGATATAATTAACTGTTAAGTGGacaaattgaaaatatatgttCCAGAAATATATGTGCCCACCTTGATGTTGAATTTCTTTCGCATGCGAGTTCGATAGAATCCTAAATATGCTCCACCAGTAACGACGAAGGTGACTCCCAGGTACAGAAAGTAGTGATGTCTCGTGACGATAAAGGCTATGAAGTTGAAAAGAGCACAGATGGCAAgaagaaaatatacaaatgcctGCAATATAAAACAAGGATATTCAAACTTCAAAGAGTTATATAATGAAATATCAGAGAAGTTGGATATGGAAATCGTCAACTCTAAATACGATTCCCTTTTGGTAAAATTTGAAGTTAGGATTAGATCattttaaaacaacaaaaaagctCCAAGAATTTTCAGGCAGTGTAAATAACCTGAATATAGCAAGAACCAAGACCAGCTCGCTTCATGTTCTTCCCAAATCGGTAGCAGGGACAACTGTAACACCAAATAAGCTACTGTGTCATTAACACATACATAGACAACGTGACCAAAACATGGATGATTCAGAAACAAGTTAAACTGATTTAGATTCATCTTTCAAAACCACATCAACCATCACAGTAACTCggaaaaataaatcaatgtCACAAATCCTTCGCACCAGCACCAGGATGAAAATAACATTGGTCTACCTTTTGGAGTTGTACGATATAAACCAATAGTGAAAATCACAGGTCAAGAGCAAAAACCTATACCGCAGAAATGCACACCGAACTGAACTGCACATTACCAGCCAACACAACTCACATCCCTTATACATTTACGAAAAAGAgggtaaaattattttatttttgaattcgGAGCCATTAAGAGCCAGATAGTTTTCACAGTCTCTTGCACAAATATTTGAAAGCGCGCGAAATGGAGTGAAAACAACATAACagttttgtaattaaaattgaaaaaataaaaaagttgacCCAAGTTTGATGATAATATTAAAAGGTCAATTTTCCATTCATCCATAAAATTGTTAAATTAGATTTTCTTAACAATAATTGCCCAATTTGTTCCCTATCCTCCATAGCCCCCTTATCCAAAGTCTAAATATAGAGTTAGGGATCTAATGAGTAATGATCACAAAAGAATATCTTACATGTAAAATCTTAATCTCATCAAACTGAAATTATAAACTACCAAAGATTTATCAATCAGGAAATAGAAATAACAAACAAGCAAATAATTTTGAGgggaaaaaattaacaaaaaagtcaaaaaacaaaacttcatAACATACAGAATAcagaaaatcaaacaaacacaaTCAAAAATCTAAAACGACAATTTCTaacattttgaaaataaaaaggaacaGCATGAAACAGAACTTCACCATGCAGATTCAACAGCGATTCTCCGGTGTTCGAAACAATCAAGAAGTTCACCCTCCCACATCCTCAAAACACCACCAAACTCTTCACTACGTTGTTCATCATTTCCAAAACTTGTTCCACCAAGCTTCCCCCAACTTCCATTAGCAGTTTGTAAAGCAACAGATGAACAAAGCATATCAAAATCCAAAACAGCCATACCTTCCAAAAGCCTCTCCTTTTCTCCAccaccttcttcttcctcttttcTTCCTTCTTCCAACACCATCACCTTCTCTTGTTGCTTCTCCAAATCCCccattgccaaaaaaaaaaacccaaaacccTCAAAATAAAGCTATCacctttttcttctctttcttccaaattcaactttttttttatacccaATTGAAATCAAAGACAACCCTTTTCGTTTTGCTTTATGGGTTTTCAGAAAATGGAAGAAAGATTATTCTtttcgttgttgttgttggtgggaCGTAGGTTATCTAATGAAAGCAAGAACAAGTGggaacattttttatttcttttacaaaattttttaatattaaatttactaattattattaGTACTAGTAAAAAATGGTGTGTGGGTCCCACATAAGTCTCTGTTTAGTTTGGATTAATTAATGAATGGTGTTTTTTGTTACCACATGGTTACTAGAATATAGCAAAAAAAGATTTTATCCGGATAATTAGCAATAAAATCTGATCtactaattttgattttgtgttttttgaCATGGTAGAgatttttactaataataaaCAAGATCAATTTCTCTAACTTGATAAGTTGAGAATGGAAAAACTAGATTAAGATATGCTAAAACATGTTAAAACCTCcatttaaaaataacaatttttttttaagttactaAATTTGATTTAGTAGTAAGAAATTCGGATAGTATATGTATGAGAttctaggttttttttttttttgaagggaAAAAGATTTATTGAGAAAAATTAATCAGGAGGTACAAAATCTTTATCTTTTTGGATAAAGGGCCATATACAAGTTGGGACACAATTGATCCACTCACTATTGGGCTCTATTTCAGCCCATTTAGCCATCTCATGAGCAACCCGGTTGGCACTTCTAGGTACCCATCTGATATCAGCATTAGGGTTTTCTTCCAGAAAAATTATGCTGCGCTGAACGATCCACCCCCAATCTTTTCTTATCCTCATTCGACCTTTGATAGCTTTCACGATGGTTTGAGAGTCCGTCTCCAAGACAACttgatgattaatgaatttCGCAACCCATTCCATTGCATCATTCAGAGCTAGAGCTTCTCCTAGAACCGCCTCACCAGAGCCTTTGTGCATTCGAGTTGCAGATCCAACTGCGCTCCCATCCTCCCGTCTCAAGACCAAACCTGAGAGCCAACGGCCATCACTGCTTAGGTGAGCATCCACGTTGGCCTTCAAGCAGCCCCTAAGCGGGGGACTCCAGCTAGTGTTGTTCCTACAACTCTTGTGCGAAGGTTTTTGGATCGGGGTTCGCTATTCTTCGAAGGATTTGAATTCATGAAGTCTTTTGAGGGCATTGGCGCTGATCTCTTGGGGAGGTAAGTCTTTGTTCTGAAAAACCAGTAAATTTCTAGTATTCCATATCTCATAGGTGATAGCAACAATTTTTTCCATGCACTCTTTGTCTGTGTTTATAATCATGTAGTTGAACCAGTCATAGAACTCAGTTAGCTGATtggagttgaggtttagggttaGAGGGGAGGCAAACCAAACCTTTTTTGCCCAATCACATTCTAGAAAGACATGTTGGATAGTTTCCACATGATTTAGGCATCGTGGGCATAGGGGATCACATCTGATTCCTTTTTTGAACAGTTTTCCTTTGACTGGAATAGCATTACTTAGGCATCTCCATATAAAGTGACTGTGCTTAGGAGGCACGTTCAGTTTCCATAGGACCTTCCATATCTCCATAGAACTGTTGGATGAGGTGGCATTATTGTTGTCTGAGTTCTTTGCCCATTCCATGATAGCTTGGTATCCAGATTTTACAGAGTAATGTCCATCCCTTGTACCATCCCAAGTTAAAATGTCAGATTGAGTCTTGTCCAAAATGGGGATTTGCTGGATCATATGTGCCTCATAAGGGTTGAAAATTTGGTTAATAATGGTCACATTCCAGTCATTGTAGTTGTCATCCATTAATTCTTTGACTTTTATGAGGCCACAGTTGTTAGGTTTAGAGATGGTGCTGGTAGGGTTACCTTTCTGTTGGATCCAATTATCTTCCCAAATATTTATGCCTTGGCCAGACCCTATGGTCCAATAGCTTCCTCTTTTTATAACCCAACTGGCTTGGAGAATGCTTTTCCAAGTGTAACTCATCTGCTGCTTGTGGCTTGCCTTTAGGAATTCCCCCTTAGGATAGTATTTGGCTTTGAGTATTTTGGCTACCAGAGAGTCTGGTTGAGTAATTAGCCTCCATCCTTGCTTAGCCAAAAGAGCCTCATTGAAAGCTCTTAGGTCCCTAAAGCCAATGCCTCCTTCCATCTTGTGTTTACACACAATTGACCATTTTATCCAGTGGATTTTTCTATGGTCTGTTGAACTGCCCCACCAGAAATTACAGATCATCTTCTCAAGTTGGTCACAGACCCCTTTAGGTAAAAGAAAACTGCTCATTAGGTAGGTTGGTATGGCTTGAGCCACAACTTTGATCAGTGTACCCCTGCCAGCAAAGGATAAGTGTTTTTCCTTCCATCCTTTgagttttttccaaattttttccTGTATAAAGTTGAATATCTGTTTCTTAGATCTTCCCAAGGCTACAGGCATGCCAAGATATTTAGAGAATTGGTTGAGGATTTTCATAGGTAGGATGTTAGATATGTCCCTCTGTATTTGATTAGAGACCCCTTTGCTAAAAACCATCTCTGACTTAGAAAAATTCACCAGTTGGCCTGAAGCATTTTGGTAGATTTGAATGATGTTCTGAATTGTTGACACCTCCTTTGTGTTTGCCCTGCAAAAAACAAGACTGTCATCAGCAAAAAAGAGGTGACTGATCTCAGGAGCCTCATGGCAGATCATAACTCCATGAATGAGTTTATCTTGTTGAGCCTTTGTTATGAGGCCAGATAACACATCTGCACAGATTATGAATAGGTAGGGGGAGAGGGGGTCTCCCTGTCTAAGGCCTCTTTGAGGGTAGAACTCTTGGGAGGGGTGGCCATTTATAAGGATAGAAAACTTCACAGTTCTAACACAATTCATGATAGTGGAGACCATAGATTTGGGGAAGCCCATAGAAGTAAGGGTAGCTTCAAGAAAATCCCATTAAACTCTATCATAAGCTTTTGCCATGTCAGTTTTTATACCAACATAACCATTTTTCCTTTTAGAGTGGGCAAGGTAGTGAAAAATCTCAGAGGCAATAATGGTATTGTCTGTGATGAGTCTTCCTTTTATAAAGGCACTCTGGTTGGGGCTTATCACCTCAGGGAGCATATCCTTAATTCTGTTGGCCAAAGTTTTAGTGACAATCTTGAGGCTGACATTACAAAGAGAAATGGGTCGAAAATCACTAGGAGTAGAAGGGTTGTTAGTTTTTGGTATAAGGCAGATGTAGGTAGAGTTCAGATGGCTAGGGTCACTATTGTTGTTAAGGATATCAAGGGCCATGTTAGTGACATCCTCTCCAATGATCTCCCAGTAGTTATGGTAAAAGAGGGCAGGTAGGCCATCAGGGCCAGGAGCTGCCAGAGATTTCATATCCTTTATAGCTTGGAAAACTTCTTCTTTTGTGAAGATTTTACTTAGCTCCTGGTGCATGTCCTGGCTGATTCTGCCTTCTACAATCTGAACAGTTTCCTTAATATTATGAGTATCCTGTTTGGTGAACAAGTTTTTGAAGTGATCCAC
It contains:
- the LOC123908898 gene encoding protein PLANT CADMIUM RESISTANCE 12-like, with the protein product MGDLEKQQEKVMVLEEGRKEEEEGGGEKERLLEGMAVLDFDMLCSSVALQTANGSWGKLGGTSFGNDEQRSEEFGGVLRMWEGELLDCFEHRRIAVESACCPCYRFGKNMKRAGLGSCYIQAFVYFLLAICALFNFIAFIVTRHHYFLYLGVTFVVTGGAYLGFYRTRMRKKFNIKGSDSSVDDCVYHFVCPCCTLCQESRTLEINNVQDGTWHGRGDTICIGGIRNGNKPLAELIPPTIESIKLTDENYTL